A region of Piscinibacter gummiphilus DNA encodes the following proteins:
- a CDS encoding protein-methionine-sulfoxide reductase heme-binding subunit MsrQ, with protein MPSAVPQAAPPAAAPARRKPLLLHPAAKVLLFVAALLPLAWYVWGAVANTLGANPAEALIRGMGDWTLRFLCLTLAVTPVRQWTNTPALARFRRMLGLFAFFYGCLHFLCYAWLDKDLLLSDILPDIAKRPFILVGTLSLLLMLPLAATSFNRAIKALGAPRWQRLHRLVYVTVLLALLHFFWMRAGKNNFAEVGVYAAIVAVLLGWRVVNALRRKRATA; from the coding sequence ATGCCGTCCGCCGTTCCCCAGGCCGCACCCCCAGCCGCGGCCCCGGCCCGCCGCAAGCCCCTGTTGCTGCACCCCGCAGCCAAGGTGCTGCTGTTCGTGGCCGCGCTGCTGCCGCTGGCCTGGTACGTGTGGGGCGCCGTGGCGAACACGCTGGGCGCCAACCCCGCCGAGGCGCTGATCCGCGGCATGGGCGACTGGACCCTGCGCTTCCTGTGCCTGACGCTCGCGGTGACCCCGGTGCGGCAATGGACGAACACCCCGGCCCTCGCCCGCTTCCGCCGCATGCTGGGCCTGTTCGCGTTCTTCTACGGCTGCCTGCATTTCCTCTGCTACGCGTGGCTCGACAAGGACCTGCTGCTGTCCGACATCCTGCCCGACATCGCGAAGCGGCCGTTCATCCTCGTGGGCACGCTGTCGCTGCTGCTGATGCTGCCGCTGGCGGCCACGTCGTTCAACCGCGCCATCAAGGCGCTGGGGGCGCCACGCTGGCAGCGGCTGCACCGCCTCGTGTACGTCACCGTGCTGCTCGCGCTGCTGCACTTCTTCTGGATGCGGGCGGGCAAGAACAACTTCGCGGAGGTGGGTGTGTATGCGGCCATCGTGGCGGTGCTGCTGGGGTGGCGGGTGGTGAATGCACTGCGCCGGAAGCGCGCCACGGCTTGA
- a CDS encoding GTP-binding protein produces MNQEHRILFTGTIGVGKSTAVSSLLGVPLVSEAVDGDGVPVAVDHGDVVLDNGDRLRLYGTPGQRRFEPTWRALADGAMGLVVLVDHARPAPLADLAIYLENFLDLIARTGCVIGVARMHAGNEPGLDAFADVAARHGVVCPVVAVDVRDRGQVLSLVDLLLVQLESRGG; encoded by the coding sequence ATGAACCAGGAACACCGCATTCTGTTCACCGGCACCATCGGCGTGGGCAAGTCCACCGCCGTGTCCTCGCTGCTGGGCGTGCCGCTGGTCAGCGAGGCCGTGGACGGCGATGGCGTCCCCGTTGCGGTCGACCATGGCGACGTGGTGCTCGACAACGGCGACCGGCTGCGCCTGTACGGCACCCCGGGGCAGCGCCGGTTCGAGCCCACGTGGCGGGCCCTCGCCGACGGCGCGATGGGCCTCGTCGTGCTCGTCGACCACGCGAGGCCGGCGCCACTCGCCGACCTCGCCATCTACCTCGAGAACTTCCTCGACCTCATCGCGCGCACGGGCTGCGTGATCGGCGTGGCGCGCATGCACGCGGGCAACGAGCCGGGGCTGGATGCGTTCGCGGACGTGGCGGCGCGGCACGGGGTCGTGTGTCCGGTGGTGGCGGTGGACGTGCGGGATCGGGGGCAGGTGTTGTCGCTGGTGGATCTGTTGCTGGTGCAGCTGGAAAGTCGGGGGGGCTGA
- a CDS encoding glycoside hydrolase family 15 protein, whose protein sequence is MYSGPLCRIGGFSCRTSPTNKGVAVSGPATDNPFLKRDATLDLALIGNCAIGALVDRYARIVWCCMPRFDSDPVFHALLDSGEGVGHDGTLAVELEGAVRSEQFYEPGTAVVRTRLFDAAGHGIEVTDFAPRFWVRERMFHPAQLVRRIRPLSGRPRVRLIVRPRSEWGTVAPTLTRGSNHVRYVSPSGTLRLSTDAPLTYVLDETWFSLHGPISMLLGPDETISSGIGETARDFEEQTALYWREWTRRLALPLEWQEAVIRAAITLKLCQYGDTGAIVAAMTTSIPEAPNSQRNWDYRYCWLRDAFFVVRALNSLSEVGTMEDYLRWVHDVVRSADGGHVQPLYGVGLEEGLVERELANLGGYRGMGPVRVGNQAYEHFQHDVYGNIVLGAAQAFHDHRLFRRADVDDFAALEPMGERAWQLHDQPDAGMWELRTRSRVHTSSSLMCWAACDRLAKIATTLGLRDRHTLWADRAAVIRRRILEASWNEERKAFVESFGGRDLDASVLLMAEVGFIDPKDPRFVATVDALEATLCDGPFMRRYEAPDDFGRPETAFNVCSFWRIDALARIGRVEQAREIFETLLSRRNHVGLLSEDLKPDTGELWGNFPQTYSMVGIINGAMRLSKPWDTVV, encoded by the coding sequence ATGTACAGTGGGCCGCTGTGTCGAATCGGCGGTTTCTCGTGTCGGACAAGCCCTACAAACAAAGGAGTCGCTGTGAGTGGACCTGCAACTGACAACCCCTTTCTGAAGCGCGATGCCACGCTCGATCTCGCGCTCATCGGCAACTGCGCCATCGGCGCGCTGGTCGACCGGTACGCACGCATCGTGTGGTGCTGCATGCCGCGCTTCGACAGCGATCCCGTCTTCCACGCGCTGCTCGATTCGGGCGAGGGCGTGGGCCACGACGGCACGCTCGCGGTGGAACTCGAAGGCGCCGTGCGCAGCGAGCAGTTCTACGAACCCGGCACGGCCGTCGTGCGCACGCGCCTCTTCGATGCGGCGGGCCACGGCATCGAGGTCACCGACTTCGCGCCGCGCTTCTGGGTGCGCGAGCGCATGTTCCATCCCGCGCAGCTCGTGCGCCGCATCCGTCCGCTGAGCGGGCGGCCGCGCGTGCGGCTCATCGTGCGGCCGCGCAGCGAATGGGGCACCGTCGCCCCCACGCTCACGCGCGGCAGCAACCACGTGCGCTACGTGTCGCCTTCCGGCACGCTGCGGCTGAGCACCGACGCGCCGCTCACGTACGTGCTCGATGAAACCTGGTTCTCGCTGCACGGCCCCATCAGCATGCTGCTGGGGCCCGACGAGACCATCTCGAGCGGCATCGGCGAAACCGCACGCGACTTCGAGGAACAGACCGCGCTGTACTGGCGCGAGTGGACGCGCCGCCTCGCGCTGCCGCTCGAATGGCAGGAGGCCGTGATCCGTGCGGCCATCACGCTCAAGCTGTGCCAGTACGGCGACACGGGCGCCATCGTGGCGGCCATGACCACCAGCATCCCCGAGGCCCCGAACAGCCAGCGCAACTGGGACTACCGCTACTGCTGGCTGCGCGATGCGTTCTTCGTGGTGCGTGCGCTCAACAGCCTGTCCGAGGTGGGCACGATGGAGGACTACCTTCGCTGGGTGCACGACGTGGTGCGCAGTGCGGACGGTGGCCACGTGCAGCCGCTCTATGGCGTGGGGCTGGAGGAGGGGCTCGTCGAGCGCGAACTCGCGAACCTCGGCGGTTACCGCGGCATGGGTCCGGTGCGCGTGGGCAACCAGGCCTACGAACATTTCCAGCACGACGTGTACGGCAACATCGTGCTCGGCGCGGCTCAGGCCTTCCACGACCACCGCCTGTTCCGCCGTGCCGACGTCGACGACTTCGCCGCGCTCGAGCCCATGGGCGAGCGCGCGTGGCAGCTGCACGACCAGCCCGACGCCGGCATGTGGGAGCTGCGCACGCGCTCGCGCGTGCACACGTCGTCGTCGCTGATGTGCTGGGCCGCGTGCGACCGCCTCGCGAAGATCGCCACCACGCTGGGCCTGCGGGACCGCCACACACTGTGGGCCGACCGCGCCGCGGTGATTCGCCGCCGCATCCTCGAGGCCTCGTGGAACGAGGAACGCAAGGCCTTCGTCGAGAGCTTCGGCGGCCGCGACCTCGACGCCAGCGTGCTGCTGATGGCCGAGGTGGGGTTCATCGATCCGAAGGACCCGCGGTTCGTCGCCACCGTCGACGCGCTCGAGGCCACGCTGTGCGACGGTCCGTTCATGCGCCGCTACGAGGCGCCCGACGACTTCGGCCGGCCCGAGACCGCGTTCAACGTCTGCTCGTTCTGGCGCATCGACGCGCTCGCGCGCATCGGCCGTGTCGAGCAGGCGCGCGAGATCTTCGAGACGCTGCTCTCGCGGCGCAACCACGTGGGCCTGCTGTCGGAAGACCTGAAGCCCGACACCGGCGAGCTGTGGGGCAACTTCCCGCAGACGTACTCGATGGTGGGCATCATCAACGGCGCGATGCGACTGTCGAAACCCTGGGACACGGTGGTCTGA
- a CDS encoding alpha,alpha-trehalose-phosphate synthase (UDP-forming): MNSLRLQLRFLLPLVLTLIATAYLVLPLMDRLTLRWFSRDLNLRGSLVASALSDSIAENRQDFKTRRLQTLIDRAAQDERLVGIGLCSIEGEVVRRTAGFPTDLTCEKAREIAGKNESQLKLEGGSVQVGMHPINGDNGRMADLVILHDLSFLERRSQDTQKYLIILIASLGLAMTLITVVVAQLSWRGWMAGARALLRGEGVLMPMSPTSPAAAAPPELAPLAADLRARLRDLEDEYRRAQGPDAEWNPERLRTLLRTTLRGDQVIVVSNREPYIHEKGPDGVIVKRPASGLVTAVEPVMRACSGTWIAHGSGSADHDVVDSNDRVMVPPGHDEYVLRRLWLTPEEEQGFYYGFSNEGLWPLCHVAHVRPVFREADWNRYREVNQRFADAVVAEAVVEDPVVLVQDYHFALLPAMIRKKLPRATILTFWHIPWPNPESFGICPWRREILEGMLGSTILGFHTRFHCKNFIETVDRYLEARIEHEHSTISFHDDDTLVESYPISIEWPSDREVATWAPVDVCRRNVRERFGYGPDHYIAVGVDRFDYTKGILERLHAVERLLEKHPKWVGRFSFIQVAAPSRSSLEEYRSFQDRIQQVTERINKRFGSEGYLPVHLLAEHHEHAALIELYRAAEICVVTSLHDGMNLVCKEFVAARDDELGVLILSRFAGAAREMPEALIVNPYHVEECADALEQGLAMPAAEQRERMASLRASVREFNVYRWAGRMLADGGRSRLRDRIQARLKRHQRA; this comes from the coding sequence ATGAACTCTCTGAGACTGCAGCTTCGCTTCCTCCTGCCGCTCGTGCTCACGTTGATCGCGACGGCCTATCTCGTGCTACCGCTGATGGACCGCCTGACGCTCAGATGGTTCTCGCGCGACCTGAACCTGAGGGGCTCGCTGGTCGCGAGCGCGCTGTCCGACTCCATTGCCGAGAACCGCCAGGACTTCAAGACACGCCGCCTGCAGACGCTCATCGATCGCGCCGCGCAGGACGAACGCCTCGTGGGCATCGGCCTGTGTTCCATCGAGGGCGAGGTGGTGCGCCGCACGGCCGGCTTCCCGACCGACCTCACATGCGAGAAGGCCCGCGAGATCGCCGGCAAGAACGAATCGCAGCTCAAGCTCGAGGGCGGTTCGGTGCAGGTGGGCATGCACCCGATCAACGGCGACAACGGCCGCATGGCCGACCTCGTGATCCTGCACGACCTGAGCTTCCTCGAACGTCGCAGCCAGGACACCCAGAAGTACCTCATCATCCTGATCGCGAGCCTCGGCCTCGCGATGACCCTCATCACCGTGGTCGTCGCGCAGCTCAGCTGGCGCGGCTGGATGGCCGGCGCCCGCGCGCTGCTGCGCGGCGAAGGCGTGCTGATGCCGATGTCGCCCACGTCGCCGGCCGCGGCCGCGCCGCCCGAGCTCGCGCCGCTCGCGGCCGACCTGCGCGCGCGCCTGCGCGACCTGGAGGACGAGTACCGCCGCGCGCAGGGACCCGACGCCGAATGGAACCCCGAGCGGCTGCGCACGCTGCTGCGCACCACGCTGCGCGGCGACCAGGTCATCGTGGTCTCCAACCGCGAGCCCTACATCCACGAGAAGGGCCCGGACGGCGTGATCGTCAAGCGCCCGGCCAGCGGCCTCGTGACCGCGGTGGAGCCCGTGATGCGCGCGTGTTCCGGCACGTGGATCGCCCACGGCAGCGGCAGCGCCGACCACGACGTGGTGGACAGCAACGACCGCGTGATGGTGCCGCCGGGCCACGACGAGTACGTGCTGCGCCGCCTGTGGCTCACGCCCGAAGAGGAGCAGGGCTTCTACTACGGCTTCTCGAACGAGGGGCTCTGGCCGCTGTGCCACGTGGCCCACGTGCGCCCGGTCTTCCGCGAGGCCGACTGGAACCGCTACCGCGAAGTCAACCAGCGGTTCGCCGACGCGGTGGTGGCCGAGGCCGTGGTGGAGGACCCGGTGGTGCTCGTGCAGGACTACCACTTCGCGCTGCTGCCCGCGATGATCCGCAAGAAGCTGCCGCGCGCCACCATCCTGACCTTCTGGCACATCCCGTGGCCCAACCCCGAGTCGTTCGGCATCTGCCCGTGGCGCCGCGAGATCCTGGAAGGCATGCTCGGCAGCACCATCCTCGGCTTCCACACGCGCTTCCACTGCAAGAACTTCATCGAGACGGTGGACCGCTACCTCGAGGCGCGCATCGAACACGAACACTCCACCATCTCGTTCCACGACGACGACACGCTGGTCGAGAGCTACCCCATCTCGATCGAGTGGCCCTCCGACCGCGAGGTCGCCACCTGGGCGCCGGTGGACGTGTGCCGCCGCAACGTGCGCGAACGCTTCGGCTACGGCCCGGACCACTACATCGCCGTGGGCGTGGACCGCTTCGACTACACGAAGGGCATCCTCGAGCGGCTGCATGCCGTGGAACGTCTGCTCGAGAAACACCCCAAGTGGGTCGGTCGCTTCTCGTTCATCCAGGTGGCCGCACCCTCGCGCAGCTCGCTGGAGGAGTACCGCTCGTTCCAGGACCGCATCCAGCAGGTCACCGAACGCATCAACAAGCGCTTCGGCTCGGAGGGCTACCTGCCGGTGCACCTGCTGGCCGAGCACCACGAACACGCGGCGTTGATCGAGCTGTACCGGGCCGCGGAGATCTGCGTGGTCACGAGCCTGCACGACGGCATGAACCTCGTCTGCAAGGAGTTCGTGGCGGCGCGCGACGACGAGCTGGGCGTGCTGATCCTCAGCCGCTTCGCGGGCGCGGCGCGCGAGATGCCGGAGGCGCTGATCGTCAACCCGTACCACGTCGAGGAGTGCGCGGACGCGCTCGAACAGGGCCTCGCGATGCCGGCCGCCGAGCAGCGTGAACGCATGGCCAGCCTGCGCGCGAGCGTGCGCGAGTTCAACGTCTACCGCTGGGCCGGCCGCATGCTGGCCGACGGCGGCCGCTCACGCCTGCGCGACCGCATCCAGGCGCGCCTGAAGCGCCACCAGCGCGCCTGA
- the otsB gene encoding trehalose-phosphatase: MKHLFTPPGEQALHTVMALRPLLAFDFDGTLAPIVARPDDARVSAAIAQQLRQLATMCPVAIVTGRSVADVAQRLGFDPHFIVGNHGAEDPLDTAPPHTSPSLDALRLRLAAAGPALAAAGVSIEDKRFSLALHYRLARDRDAAQVAIDQLLVSLEPGLETFGGKCVVNVVDTTAPDKGDAVVKLVERTGADAAVFVGDDVNDESVFVRAPPHWLTVRIGRDDPRSRAAYFLDGHAEVALFLGMMLNALSTP; this comes from the coding sequence ATGAAACACCTCTTCACCCCGCCCGGCGAGCAGGCACTGCACACGGTGATGGCGCTGCGCCCGCTGCTCGCGTTCGACTTCGACGGCACGCTCGCGCCCATCGTGGCACGGCCCGACGACGCCCGCGTGTCGGCCGCCATCGCGCAACAGCTGCGCCAGCTCGCCACCATGTGCCCCGTCGCCATCGTCACCGGCCGCAGCGTGGCCGACGTGGCCCAGCGCCTCGGCTTCGATCCGCACTTCATCGTGGGCAACCACGGCGCGGAGGACCCGCTCGACACGGCGCCACCCCACACCAGCCCGTCGCTCGACGCGCTGCGACTGCGCCTCGCGGCGGCCGGGCCCGCGCTGGCCGCGGCCGGCGTCTCCATCGAAGACAAGCGCTTCTCGCTCGCGCTGCACTACCGCCTCGCCCGCGACCGCGATGCGGCCCAGGTCGCCATCGACCAGTTGCTCGTGTCGCTGGAACCCGGCCTCGAAACCTTCGGCGGCAAGTGTGTCGTCAACGTGGTCGACACCACGGCGCCCGACAAGGGCGACGCGGTGGTGAAGCTCGTCGAGCGCACCGGCGCGGACGCCGCGGTGTTCGTGGGCGACGACGTCAACGACGAGTCGGTGTTCGTGCGCGCGCCGCCGCACTGGCTCACGGTGCGCATCGGCCGTGACGACCCGCGGTCCCGCGCGGCCTACTTCCTCGACGGGCACGCCGAGGTGGCGCTGTTCCTCGGGATGATGCTCAACGCGCTGTCCACACCCTAG
- a CDS encoding chloride channel protein: MNEPHDPVANVRQEFSDWRPWVTRGLVLAFAALAGLVVVAFTWMAERSLDLFQHLTSLAWWSPLLWTPLSAALIVYLTRRFAPGASGSGIPQVMAALEPAVPPTHHGLFVSVKLTVFKMLATSWGLLAGLSLGREGPSVQIAAGVMHHLRRWLPERSTVTAHGLLVAGGAAGIAAAFNTPLAGVMFAIEELSRRPEQRSSGLLVAAIVLAGLMAVSIYGNSTYFGVIRVPELHLSLLGPGLLVAALSGLAGGLFARLMVTSLSGGTDRASRLRARRPVLFAALCGLAVAVIGIVTAGATYGGGYEPTRAMLEGEPGTPAVYVLFKFLATWITAWSGVPGGIFAPSLSIGAALGNDVAWLTGAREAPALIALGMAGFLAAVTQAPLTAFIIVMEMVDGHGMVLSLMACALLASLVSKLLSPPLYPALAQLQLERVPR; the protein is encoded by the coding sequence ATGAACGAACCCCACGATCCCGTTGCCAACGTCCGTCAGGAGTTCTCCGACTGGCGCCCTTGGGTCACGCGGGGCCTCGTGCTGGCATTCGCCGCGCTGGCCGGGCTCGTGGTGGTCGCCTTCACGTGGATGGCCGAGCGGTCGCTGGACCTGTTCCAGCACCTGACGTCGCTGGCCTGGTGGTCGCCGCTGCTGTGGACGCCCCTCTCGGCCGCGCTGATCGTCTACCTCACGCGGCGTTTCGCGCCGGGCGCCTCGGGCTCCGGCATCCCGCAGGTGATGGCCGCACTCGAGCCGGCCGTGCCGCCCACGCACCACGGGCTCTTCGTGTCGGTGAAGCTCACCGTGTTCAAGATGCTCGCGACCTCGTGGGGGCTGCTCGCGGGCTTGTCGCTGGGGCGCGAAGGTCCCTCGGTGCAGATCGCGGCCGGCGTGATGCACCACCTGCGCCGGTGGCTGCCCGAACGTTCCACGGTCACCGCGCACGGCCTGCTCGTGGCCGGCGGCGCGGCCGGCATCGCCGCGGCCTTCAACACCCCGCTGGCCGGGGTGATGTTCGCCATCGAGGAGCTGTCCCGGCGGCCCGAGCAGCGCAGCAGCGGGCTGCTGGTCGCGGCCATCGTGCTCGCGGGCCTGATGGCCGTGTCGATCTACGGCAACTCCACCTACTTCGGCGTCATTCGCGTGCCCGAGTTGCACCTCTCGCTGCTGGGGCCGGGCCTGCTCGTGGCGGCGCTGAGCGGCCTCGCAGGCGGCCTGTTCGCGCGGCTGATGGTCACGTCGCTGTCCGGCGGCACCGACCGCGCCAGCCGCCTGCGCGCGCGCCGGCCGGTGCTGTTCGCCGCGCTGTGCGGGCTGGCGGTCGCCGTGATCGGCATCGTCACGGCCGGCGCGACGTACGGCGGCGGGTACGAGCCCACCCGCGCGATGCTCGAGGGCGAGCCGGGCACGCCGGCGGTCTACGTGCTCTTCAAGTTCCTGGCCACCTGGATCACGGCGTGGAGCGGCGTGCCCGGCGGCATCTTCGCGCCGTCGCTGTCGATCGGCGCGGCGCTGGGCAACGACGTGGCCTGGCTGACCGGCGCGCGCGAGGCGCCGGCGCTGATCGCGCTCGGCATGGCGGGCTTCCTCGCCGCCGTGACGCAGGCCCCGCTGACCGCTTTCATCATCGTGATGGAGATGGTCGACGGCCACGGCATGGTGCTGAGCCTGATGGCCTGCGCGCTGCTCGCGAGCCTGGTGTCGAAGCTGCTGAGCCCGCCGCTGTACCCGGCGCTGGCCCAGCTGCAGCTGGAGCGGGTGCCGCGCTAG
- a CDS encoding pilin, protein MNRPNAAPRGFTLLELMVVVVVIAILSMMAIPSYRDRIVRKQVADALDGLAFARGAIDARYVATKTFPADNVEAGLPPPDKIVSNHLSSVAVADGALVLVFGNAADAALKGKRLSWRPAFVEGYPQVPLVWLCAAAPVPGNMTAQGDDVTDVPARYLPLRCQNTAPKPKAG, encoded by the coding sequence ATGAATCGCCCGAACGCCGCCCCCCGCGGTTTCACGCTGCTCGAACTGATGGTCGTGGTCGTCGTGATCGCGATCCTGTCGATGATGGCGATCCCGTCGTACCGGGACCGCATCGTGCGCAAGCAGGTGGCCGATGCCCTCGACGGCCTGGCCTTCGCCCGCGGCGCCATCGACGCGCGGTACGTGGCCACGAAAACCTTTCCCGCCGACAACGTCGAAGCGGGCCTGCCTCCGCCGGACAAGATCGTCAGCAACCACCTGTCGTCGGTGGCCGTGGCGGACGGGGCGCTGGTGCTGGTGTTCGGCAACGCGGCCGATGCGGCGCTGAAGGGCAAGCGGCTTTCGTGGCGGCCCGCCTTCGTCGAGGGCTATCCGCAGGTGCCGCTCGTGTGGCTGTGCGCGGCCGCGCCGGTGCCCGGCAACATGACAGCGCAGGGCGACGACGTCACCGACGTCCCGGCCCGCTACCTGCCACTGCGGTGCCAGAACACCGCGCCCAAGCCCAAGGCCGGCTGA